The proteins below are encoded in one region of Myxococcus guangdongensis:
- a CDS encoding response regulator, with amino-acid sequence MSELRHTLLFVDDEADVLDILTRMFQRRYRVLTALSGHAALEVLRRETVDVLVTDQRMPEMTGIELAATARAEGFDVTTLLLTGFTDPDDLIAAINQGQVYRYITKPWDVNDLLITVKNAVEYTQLRRDKERLIRQLHQRVEALFVLYEVSRASANDPASYDNIIDRVLIAVARVLPYDCGAALIAPDESRSATLRLRCHGTVGEQALLGVKESMLGAYRKSSGLLLPEDRVITRVAGTTTQDAAAPAVYPSQLTVNLVAGGRPVGMLSLFSQRSDAFTEDDGVLLDVLANQTADAIQSLRSAEEEARHRMERMVESMADGVVLTDEKNDIVVMNPAARTLLHVGDDPTEHTSRMMEERLGFQPFHLVRGWEYSGTQVLREEVKLFDRHVQTTTTPVGDARGTLRGVCVVLRDITDQKRLEERKDEFVSMVSHELRTPLTSISGALDLVLNFMAGDINERQRRYLSLARDSTEKLNTIVDDLLDLSKFAKGRLRMNFEVAYLDELVQRVVEKYGPAFDEKRVKVTPGLPRHPLRVIADPNRLNQVLNNLLNNAVKFTPEGGEVRVELHATSSLPGYVVLSCWNSGDPIAEDSLERIFDRFEQARTKANRTVRGTGLGLAICRNIVEAHGGRIWCEPCVDGVRFMAVLPTEPPAELRQSDDAVDAQSPKRRESRGRVLVIEGEHEVGYIAKALMSARGYEVRLAFNAEEGLSCARKHHPDMVLVSVRLPDVDGLRLAEILRHDPETRRAPLLLTSAFDERQRAFRAGADAFLVRPLTPDKLLATVDSLVRGRAGPAHGRVLVVDDDTKIAAICREVLENIGFDVMVAGSLDEGRRSLRERRPDVILLDVTLPDGDGFLFLEEIKAERASGHISVIFISARAETSSKVRALKLGGDDYLTKPFDALELGARVESVLRRKEQELSASPTTQLPGSTAIEREVQRRLIARRPFAFCYLDLDNLKAYNDYYGFAKADGVVRQTGDLMREIFAQEGVAGDFLGHVAGDDFVFIASPESVDRVCQTAIETFDRIIPLYYDRQDRERGHIEAEDRFGERRRFPIMSVSIVAVMTDGTQDHAELARRAADMKKRAKAILGSVYLRSDREQVVRSVAG; translated from the coding sequence TTGTCCGAACTCCGCCACACGCTGCTCTTCGTCGACGATGAGGCCGACGTCCTGGACATCCTCACCCGGATGTTCCAGCGGCGATATCGCGTGCTCACGGCCCTGAGCGGGCACGCCGCGCTGGAAGTGCTTCGCCGGGAGACGGTGGACGTGCTCGTCACGGACCAACGGATGCCGGAGATGACGGGCATCGAGCTGGCGGCGACCGCACGCGCCGAGGGCTTCGACGTCACCACGCTGCTGCTCACGGGCTTCACGGACCCCGATGACCTCATCGCGGCCATCAACCAGGGGCAGGTGTATCGCTACATCACCAAGCCCTGGGACGTGAACGACCTGCTCATCACCGTGAAGAACGCGGTGGAGTACACGCAGCTGCGGCGCGACAAGGAGCGGCTCATCCGCCAGCTCCACCAGCGCGTGGAGGCGCTGTTCGTCCTCTACGAGGTCAGCCGCGCGAGCGCGAATGACCCGGCCAGCTACGACAACATCATCGACCGCGTGCTCATCGCCGTGGCGCGGGTGCTGCCGTACGACTGCGGCGCGGCGCTCATCGCTCCGGACGAGTCGCGCAGCGCGACGCTGCGGCTGCGCTGTCACGGCACGGTGGGGGAGCAGGCGCTGCTCGGCGTGAAGGAGTCGATGCTCGGCGCGTACCGCAAGAGCTCCGGCCTGTTGTTGCCGGAGGACCGGGTCATCACCCGCGTGGCGGGCACGACGACGCAGGACGCGGCGGCGCCGGCCGTCTACCCCAGCCAGCTCACGGTGAACCTGGTGGCCGGTGGGCGCCCGGTGGGCATGCTGTCGCTGTTCAGCCAGCGCTCGGACGCGTTCACCGAGGACGACGGCGTGCTGTTGGACGTGCTCGCCAACCAGACGGCGGACGCCATCCAGTCGTTGCGCTCGGCCGAGGAGGAGGCCCGCCACCGCATGGAGCGGATGGTGGAGTCCATGGCCGACGGCGTGGTGCTCACCGACGAGAAGAACGACATCGTGGTGATGAACCCGGCGGCGCGCACGCTCTTGCACGTGGGGGATGACCCCACCGAGCACACCAGCCGGATGATGGAGGAGCGCCTGGGCTTCCAGCCGTTCCACCTGGTGCGCGGCTGGGAGTACAGCGGCACGCAGGTGCTGCGCGAGGAGGTGAAGCTCTTCGACCGGCACGTGCAGACCACCACCACGCCGGTGGGCGACGCGCGCGGCACGCTGCGCGGGGTGTGCGTGGTGCTGCGCGACATCACCGACCAGAAGCGCCTGGAGGAGCGCAAGGACGAGTTCGTCTCCATGGTGAGCCACGAGCTGCGCACGCCGCTCACGTCCATCTCCGGCGCGCTGGACCTGGTGCTCAACTTCATGGCCGGCGACATCAACGAGCGGCAGCGCCGCTACCTGTCGCTGGCGCGGGACTCCACCGAGAAGCTCAACACCATCGTCGACGACCTGCTGGACCTGTCGAAGTTCGCCAAGGGCCGGCTGCGGATGAACTTCGAGGTCGCCTACCTGGACGAGCTGGTCCAGCGCGTGGTGGAGAAGTACGGCCCGGCCTTCGACGAGAAGCGCGTGAAGGTGACGCCGGGGCTGCCGCGCCACCCGCTGCGCGTCATCGCGGACCCGAACCGGCTCAACCAGGTCCTCAACAACCTGCTCAACAACGCGGTGAAGTTCACGCCCGAGGGCGGCGAGGTGCGCGTGGAGCTGCACGCCACGTCCAGCCTGCCCGGCTACGTGGTGCTCTCCTGCTGGAACAGCGGAGACCCCATCGCCGAGGACAGCCTGGAGCGCATCTTCGACCGCTTCGAGCAGGCGCGCACCAAGGCCAACCGCACCGTGCGCGGCACGGGCCTGGGGCTGGCCATCTGCCGCAACATCGTGGAGGCCCACGGCGGGCGCATCTGGTGCGAGCCGTGCGTGGACGGCGTGCGGTTCATGGCGGTGCTGCCCACCGAGCCGCCCGCGGAGCTGCGGCAGTCGGACGACGCGGTCGACGCCCAGTCCCCCAAGCGGCGCGAGAGCCGGGGGCGGGTGCTGGTCATCGAGGGCGAGCACGAGGTGGGCTACATCGCCAAGGCGCTGATGTCCGCGCGCGGCTACGAGGTGCGGCTCGCGTTCAACGCCGAGGAGGGCCTGTCCTGCGCGCGCAAGCACCACCCGGACATGGTGCTGGTGTCCGTGCGCCTGCCGGACGTGGACGGCCTGCGGCTGGCCGAGATTCTCCGGCACGACCCGGAGACGCGGCGCGCGCCCTTGCTGCTCACCTCCGCGTTCGATGAGCGTCAGCGCGCCTTCCGCGCCGGCGCGGATGCGTTCCTGGTGCGCCCGCTGACGCCGGACAAGCTGCTGGCCACGGTGGACTCGCTGGTGCGCGGCCGCGCGGGCCCGGCGCACGGGCGCGTGCTGGTGGTGGACGACGACACGAAGATTGCCGCCATCTGCCGCGAGGTGCTGGAGAACATCGGCTTCGACGTGATGGTGGCGGGCTCGCTGGACGAGGGCCGCCGCTCCCTGCGCGAGCGCAGGCCGGACGTCATCCTGCTGGACGTCACGCTGCCGGACGGCGACGGCTTCCTGTTCCTCGAGGAGATCAAGGCCGAGCGGGCCAGCGGACACATCTCCGTCATCTTCATCTCCGCGCGCGCGGAGACGTCCTCGAAGGTGCGCGCGTTGAAGCTGGGTGGCGACGACTACCTCACCAAGCCCTTCGACGCGCTGGAGCTGGGGGCGCGGGTGGAGAGCGTGCTGCGCCGCAAGGAGCAGGAGCTGTCGGCCTCCCCGACGACGCAGCTGCCGGGCTCCACCGCGATTGAGCGCGAGGTGCAGCGGCGGCTCATCGCCCGTCGCCCCTTCGCCTTCTGCTACCTGGACCTGGACAACCTCAAGGCCTACAACGACTACTACGGCTTCGCGAAGGCGGACGGCGTCGTGCGTCAGACGGGTGACCTGATGCGTGAAATCTTCGCGCAGGAGGGCGTGGCCGGGGACTTCCTGGGACACGTGGCCGGAGACGACTTCGTCTTCATCGCGTCGCCGGAGTCGGTGGACCGGGTGTGCCAGACGGCCATCGAGACCTTCGACCGCATCATCCCGCTCTACTACGACAGGCAGGACCGGGAGCGGGGGCACATCGAGGCGGAGGACCGCTTCGGGGAGCGCCGGCGCTTCCCCATCATGAGCGTGTCCATCGTCGCGGTGATGACGGACGGCACCCAGGACCACGCGGAGCTGGCCCGGCGGGCGGCCGACATGAAGAAGCGCGCCAAGGCCATCCTGGGCTCCGTCTACCTGCGCAGTGATCGCGAGCAGGTGGTACGCTCCGTCGCCGGGTGA
- the lexA gene encoding transcriptional repressor LexA produces MEELTDRQREILSFIVKETETRGFPPTIREIGEHMDIRSTNGVNDHLKALERKGYLNRGEQQSRSLVPTKRARLLLGLGAKRDAGMVEVPLLGKVAAGAPLLAQEHMEDSVKIDSFLLGGVNGREVFALRVKGQSMIDDGIHDGDYLFVKKTPAAQPGDIVVALIEDEATVKRYYPEGDRIRFQPANATMQPIYVSRTEFRSTMILGLVVGVYRKMQGGRA; encoded by the coding sequence ATGGAAGAGCTGACGGACCGCCAGCGCGAGATTCTCAGCTTCATCGTGAAGGAGACGGAGACTCGCGGATTCCCGCCCACCATCCGGGAGATTGGCGAGCACATGGACATCCGCTCCACCAACGGGGTGAACGATCACCTCAAGGCCCTGGAGCGCAAGGGCTACCTGAACCGGGGCGAGCAGCAGAGCCGCTCGCTGGTGCCCACCAAGCGGGCCCGGCTGCTTTTGGGCCTGGGCGCCAAGCGCGACGCGGGCATGGTGGAGGTCCCCCTGCTGGGAAAGGTGGCCGCCGGCGCGCCGCTGCTCGCGCAGGAGCACATGGAGGACTCGGTCAAGATCGACAGCTTCCTGTTGGGAGGCGTCAACGGCCGGGAGGTCTTCGCCCTGAGGGTGAAGGGCCAGTCGATGATCGACGACGGCATCCACGACGGCGACTACCTCTTCGTGAAGAAGACGCCGGCCGCCCAGCCGGGCGACATCGTGGTGGCGCTCATCGAGGACGAGGCCACGGTGAAGCGCTACTACCCGGAGGGCGATCGCATCCGCTTCCAGCCGGCGAACGCGACCATGCAGCCCATCTACGTGAGCCGCACGGAGTTCCGGTCGACGATGATTCTGGGGCTCGTGGTGGGCGTGTACCGGAAGATGCAGGGCGGGCGCGCGTAA
- a CDS encoding tetratricopeptide repeat protein has product MFQPLRALPLIALLASAACDERPTVTPKDHAEGLYIKGTAEYLQGQFTAALASYDEMQKLAPNDPRLPAARGEVYLSMGKIPEAATEFEAALKLEPKRSTNWSRLGFVQAQLGRTEEAMSSLRKAIGLYPNDANALEQLGEIHFKKGEHEEAVRHFILAASVASHLEAKSELILRAVDVLTKQGREPEVLALVQKSVNEGVRTPGVLTSLGDSLVRVKKLPEAAAAYQEAAGKSPRDPTLWELVGAIHTQLDKPGDAIAAYKESLRVKDRAIVHVALARIQLGLKSKLGAEEELAAALESVQGNDVRELRELADLLVTMERKSDALRILGNLSAEKDMAKDADLHLTTARLARDLKDVALQQTACARALAADPAVKKCP; this is encoded by the coding sequence ATGTTCCAGCCCCTGCGTGCCCTCCCGCTGATTGCCCTGCTCGCCTCCGCCGCGTGCGACGAGCGCCCCACGGTGACGCCCAAGGACCACGCGGAGGGCCTCTACATCAAGGGCACCGCCGAGTACCTCCAGGGCCAGTTCACCGCCGCGCTCGCGTCCTACGACGAGATGCAGAAGCTGGCCCCCAATGACCCCCGGCTGCCCGCCGCCCGCGGTGAGGTCTACCTCTCCATGGGGAAGATCCCCGAGGCGGCCACCGAGTTCGAGGCCGCCCTCAAGCTGGAGCCCAAGCGCTCCACCAACTGGAGCCGCCTGGGCTTCGTCCAGGCCCAGCTGGGCCGCACCGAAGAGGCGATGAGCTCGTTGCGCAAGGCCATCGGCCTGTACCCCAATGACGCCAACGCCCTGGAGCAGCTGGGCGAAATCCACTTCAAGAAGGGCGAGCACGAGGAGGCCGTTCGCCACTTCATCCTCGCCGCCAGCGTCGCCTCCCACCTGGAGGCGAAGTCCGAGCTCATCCTGCGCGCCGTCGACGTGCTGACGAAGCAGGGTCGCGAGCCGGAGGTCCTCGCGCTGGTGCAGAAGTCCGTCAACGAGGGCGTGCGCACCCCGGGCGTGCTCACCTCGCTGGGGGACTCACTCGTGCGCGTCAAGAAGCTGCCCGAGGCCGCCGCCGCCTACCAGGAGGCCGCGGGCAAGTCCCCGAGGGACCCGACGCTGTGGGAGCTGGTTGGCGCCATCCACACGCAGCTGGACAAGCCGGGCGACGCCATCGCCGCGTACAAGGAATCCCTGCGCGTGAAGGACCGCGCCATCGTCCACGTGGCGCTGGCGCGCATCCAGCTGGGACTCAAGAGCAAGCTGGGCGCGGAGGAGGAGCTGGCCGCCGCGCTCGAGTCGGTGCAGGGCAACGACGTGCGGGAGCTGCGCGAGCTGGCGGACCTGCTCGTCACCATGGAGCGCAAGTCGGATGCGCTGCGCATCCTCGGCAACCTCAGCGCCGAGAAGGACATGGCGAAGGACGCGGACCTGCACCTCACCACGGCGCGCCTGGCGCGAGACCTGAAGGACGTCGCGCTCCAGCAGACCGCGTGTGCCCGCGCGCTGGCCGCGGACCCCGCCGTGAAGAAGTGCCCCTGA
- a CDS encoding peptidoglycan DD-metalloendopeptidase family protein has product MRPGISIRAARALLFLLSCVITVGCVGTRASSSGAELSLVQETRSQAVSGDRSGASAASGEAPPPKAGTFPFALRSTHDEPELVAVRHRVAAGETVYRIAKTYGLTVDELTSANGIKDVRSLAVGQELTIPGVERRVQVEAPEALAAEADPEPVRTSVETPPRRGGPVVARREEPPRRPVSRPGARPRLATQGMIDWPLKGVLYGRFGKKGREPHDGIDLAAPSGTPVKTAQEGTVLYAGEQRGYGNIVIVEHENRLITLYAHNRDLRVRTGQKVRRSQVIATVGESGKTSGPHLHFELRLDGKPVDPLDYLGPMPSL; this is encoded by the coding sequence TTGAGGCCCGGCATCTCCATCCGAGCGGCCAGGGCGCTCCTGTTTCTCCTCTCGTGCGTCATCACGGTGGGCTGCGTGGGCACCCGGGCGTCGTCCTCCGGAGCGGAGCTCTCGCTGGTGCAGGAGACCCGCTCTCAGGCCGTCTCGGGTGACAGGTCCGGTGCCTCGGCTGCGTCGGGTGAAGCGCCCCCGCCGAAGGCCGGCACGTTCCCGTTCGCGCTGCGGTCCACGCACGACGAGCCGGAGCTGGTGGCCGTGCGGCACCGCGTGGCCGCGGGCGAGACGGTGTACCGCATCGCCAAGACGTACGGGCTCACGGTGGACGAGCTCACGTCCGCCAACGGCATCAAGGACGTGCGCTCGCTGGCCGTCGGGCAGGAGCTGACGATTCCTGGCGTGGAGCGGCGCGTGCAGGTGGAGGCGCCGGAGGCGCTGGCCGCGGAGGCGGACCCGGAGCCGGTGCGCACCTCGGTGGAGACCCCGCCCCGGCGCGGAGGGCCCGTGGTGGCGCGGCGCGAGGAGCCTCCTCGTCGGCCGGTGTCGCGTCCGGGCGCACGTCCCCGACTGGCCACGCAGGGGATGATCGACTGGCCCCTCAAGGGTGTCCTGTACGGACGCTTCGGGAAGAAGGGCCGCGAGCCGCACGACGGCATCGACCTGGCGGCGCCCTCGGGGACGCCGGTGAAGACGGCGCAGGAGGGCACGGTGCTCTACGCCGGCGAGCAGCGCGGCTACGGCAACATCGTCATCGTCGAGCACGAGAACCGGCTCATCACGCTGTACGCGCACAACCGCGACTTGCGCGTGCGCACGGGCCAGAAGGTCCGCCGCTCGCAGGTCATCGCGACGGTGGGTGAGTCCGGCAAGACGTCCGGTCCGCACCTGCACTTCGAGCTGCGCCTGGATGGCAAGCCGGTGGACCCGCTCGACTACCTGGGGCCGATGCCCAGCCTGTGA
- the surE gene encoding 5'/3'-nucleotidase SurE gives MRKPRILVSNDDGYFSEGLQALVEAVSPLGEVWVVAPDREQSAASHAISLHRPLRIKEVRERWFAIDGTPTDCAYLAIVHLLKDARPTLMVSGINHGSNLAEDVTYSGTVAAAMEGALLGVPAIAFSLVARGTFDFAPAARFARALVTEALSRPLPNRMLLNVNIPGGVEPEGYSVTRLGRHSYGYGVVEKEDPRGRKYYWIGGSEYQHEDIPGSDCNAVHLAKRVSVTPLHLDLTDHGRLEDLGGWSLQGFARHELDGA, from the coding sequence ATGCGGAAACCGCGGATTCTCGTATCCAACGACGACGGCTATTTCTCCGAGGGACTCCAGGCGCTGGTGGAGGCGGTGAGTCCGCTGGGAGAGGTCTGGGTGGTGGCGCCGGACCGTGAGCAGAGCGCCGCGTCCCACGCCATCTCCCTGCACCGGCCCCTGCGCATCAAGGAGGTCCGCGAGCGGTGGTTCGCCATCGACGGGACGCCGACCGACTGCGCTTATCTGGCCATCGTCCATCTCCTGAAGGATGCTCGCCCCACGCTCATGGTGTCCGGCATCAACCACGGTTCGAATCTGGCCGAAGACGTCACCTACTCGGGGACGGTCGCGGCGGCGATGGAAGGGGCCCTGCTGGGGGTGCCCGCCATCGCCTTCAGCCTCGTGGCGCGGGGCACGTTCGACTTCGCGCCCGCGGCCCGGTTCGCCCGCGCGCTGGTGACGGAGGCCCTGTCGCGTCCGTTGCCCAACCGGATGTTGCTCAACGTGAACATCCCCGGCGGCGTGGAGCCGGAGGGCTACAGCGTCACGCGGCTGGGGCGCCACTCGTACGGCTACGGCGTGGTGGAGAAGGAAGACCCTCGCGGCCGGAAGTACTACTGGATTGGCGGCAGCGAGTATCAGCACGAGGACATCCCGGGCAGCGACTGCAACGCCGTGCACCTGGCGAAGCGGGTGTCGGTGACGCCGCTGCACCTGGACCTGACGGACCATGGTCGCCTCGAGGACCTGGGAGGGTGGAGCCTCCAGGGCTTCGCTCGACACGAGCTGGATGGTGCCTAG
- a CDS encoding ADP-ribosylglycohydrolase family protein, with the protein MPPPRRRNAPQGPDPLLAQRRRGALLGLAVGNALAVPTAHRPLHAPAFPALADGIYTAMSGGGPQQLRKGQVTEEVHLACALGHSLRDFKRYDAADALRRYRAWQPHAFDVSEALKEVFEECQSGLPPLGAGRRVWLRSHRKAVGAGSLARVAPLGVYLASDPKARTQASLEDSALTHYDPRCQLACAGLTAAIAKAVTSGAELKLEDVLTAAESGLLLAGAALGRSAPDYVQEVAFAQQLLREDLARARDDDPRLYGPELHVHRSQHAIHVAFRLAFWELLHAPTAQAALIDVIHRGGDTEVHGAVTGALVGAFHGEEALPAEWKKHVLEVLSTQKGPLWDVYHPRHLLGLVAT; encoded by the coding sequence ATGCCGCCGCCCCGTCGCCGCAATGCCCCTCAGGGGCCTGACCCGCTCCTCGCCCAGCGACGCAGGGGCGCCCTCCTGGGGCTCGCCGTGGGCAACGCCCTCGCGGTCCCCACCGCGCACCGCCCCCTGCACGCGCCCGCCTTCCCCGCCCTGGCGGACGGCATCTACACCGCCATGTCCGGTGGAGGACCCCAGCAGCTGCGCAAGGGCCAGGTGACGGAGGAGGTCCACCTGGCCTGCGCCCTGGGCCACAGCCTGCGGGACTTCAAGCGCTACGACGCGGCCGACGCCCTGCGCCGCTACCGCGCCTGGCAGCCCCACGCCTTCGACGTCAGCGAGGCCCTCAAGGAAGTGTTCGAGGAGTGCCAGTCCGGCCTGCCACCGCTCGGCGCGGGCCGCCGCGTGTGGCTCCGAAGCCACCGCAAGGCCGTGGGCGCCGGCAGCCTCGCGCGCGTCGCCCCCCTGGGCGTCTACCTGGCGAGCGACCCGAAGGCGCGCACCCAGGCCTCGCTCGAGGACTCCGCCCTCACCCACTACGACCCGCGCTGCCAGCTCGCCTGCGCGGGCCTCACCGCCGCCATCGCCAAGGCCGTCACCAGCGGCGCGGAGCTCAAGCTCGAGGACGTGCTCACCGCCGCGGAGTCCGGCCTGCTCCTCGCGGGCGCGGCGCTCGGCCGCTCCGCGCCCGACTACGTCCAGGAGGTCGCCTTCGCCCAGCAGCTGCTGCGCGAGGACCTGGCGCGCGCCCGTGACGACGACCCGCGCCTGTATGGCCCGGAGCTGCACGTGCACCGCTCACAGCACGCCATCCACGTCGCCTTCCGGCTGGCCTTCTGGGAGCTGCTGCACGCGCCCACCGCCCAGGCCGCCCTCATCGACGTCATCCACCGGGGCGGCGACACGGAGGTCCACGGCGCCGTCACCGGCGCGCTGGTGGGCGCCTTCCACGGCGAGGAGGCCCTGCCCGCGGAGTGGAAGAAGCACGTGCTGGAGGTCCTCTCCACCCAGAAGGGCCCCCTGTGGGACGTCTACCATCCCCGCCACCTGCTGGGGCTCGTGGCCACCTGA